The Vicia villosa cultivar HV-30 ecotype Madison, WI unplaced genomic scaffold, Vvil1.0 ctg.000538F_1_1, whole genome shotgun sequence genome window below encodes:
- the LOC131629228 gene encoding BAG family molecular chaperone regulator 5, mitochondrial-like, with protein MYFNNNRSTTPFGTLWGAPRYNKTPLKVVSIPVRFVGSERNRNDSAMVIQRVARGFLVRKSMKKMLKMKVELEEIDKKVNSEETVKMMKKEQKERIRIGETIMNLLLKLDSVRVFNCGALREFRKSLIKKAIFLQEYVDQIQMVSPKDEVENEDGDCLMKVKEEEGGDEDEKKEESVGSSLMEEEIEENSVDVKEEEEGRNVILCEEEEDEKREILIRMMNENEKMMHMMTQLFEKNEKQTSLLTSLTQRVEQLERAFTCDKLKKKNNRRRNVDPKHRYNGCI; from the coding sequence ATGTATTTTAACAACAACAGAAGCACAACACCTTTCGGAACCCTATGGGGGGCTCCTCGTTACAACAAGACACCTTTGAAGGTGGTTTCGATTCCGGTTCGTTTTGTTGGGTCTGAGAGAAACAGAAATGATTCAGCCATGGTGATTCAGAGGGTTGCAAGAGGGTTTCTTGTGAGgaagagtatgaagaagatgttgAAGATGAAAGTGGAGTTGGAGGAGATTGACAAGAAGGTGAATAGTGAAGAAactgtgaagatgatgaagaaggagcAAAAGGAGAGGATAAGGATCGGTGAAACAATCATGAATCTGCTTCTTAAGTTGGACTCTGTTAGAGTGTTCAATTGTGGTGCTCTCAGAGAGTTTAGAAAGTCGCTAATTAAAAAAGCCATTTTTCTTCAAGAATATGTGGATCAAATTCAAATGGTGAGTCCCAAAGATGAGGTGGAGAATGAGGATGGTGATTGTTTGATGAAGGTAAAAGAGGAAGAGGGTGGAGATGAGGatgagaagaaagaagagagtgTGGGGTCAAGTTTGATGGAGGAAGAAATTGAGGAGAATAGTGTGGatgtgaaagaagaagaagagggtaGAAATGTAATTTTATGTGAGGAGGAAGAGGATGAGAAAAGGGAAATATTGATAAGGATGATGAATGAGAATGAGAAGATGATGCATATGATGACACAAttgtttgaaaagaatgagaagcaAACATCACTTCTCACATCTCTCACACAAAGGGTGGAACAGCTTGAGAGAGCATTCACTTGTGacaaattgaagaagaagaataacaGGAGGAGAAACGTTGATCCAAAACATAGATATAATGGATGCATATGA